One Rosa chinensis cultivar Old Blush chromosome 5, RchiOBHm-V2, whole genome shotgun sequence genomic region harbors:
- the LOC112203233 gene encoding mucin-7-like has protein sequence MLPTKTTPCSPKATSPPPPKSTSLTRTTINVIYSASPFSISNSLPIAIVTASSTVTIAVPTPLITTARATTTTATVVTVIPPPKNVASRGPALLDQISSEPSLRAL, from the coding sequence ATGCTCCCGACCAAGACGACGCCATGCTCCCCAAAGGCgacatctcctcctcctcccaagTCGACGTCGTTGACGAGGACGACGATAAATGTCATCTACTCCGCCTCTCCTTTCTCCATCTCCAATTCCCTCCCCATCGCCATAGTCACCGCTTCTTCCACCGTCACTATCGCGGTCCCTACTCCGCTCATCACCACTGCGCGGGCGACGACCACGACGGCGACAGTGGTTACTGTTATTCCTCCGCCAAAAAATGTTGCATCTCGAGGGCCAGCTCTTTTGGATCAGATCAGTTCAGAGCCTAGTTTGAGGGCTTTGTGA
- the LOC112203234 gene encoding probable ribose-5-phosphate isomerase 1: MHKWIKLVRPFSCLLSFPISGFSSSILTQDELKKITAYKVVESGMIFHLGSGSIVKHTVDRLSELLQPGKVHNIIGISENTHQQVISLRIPLSNLDDYPILDLAIDDADEVDPHLNLVKGCCGLDNLDDSLKGKVLELKEVLDSEFVSVLKSLGLDVEIRSKESIEQTLPSEVKAKIEVEARFFSAGFKNMKMKNCWVQVLPT, from the exons ATGCACAAATGGATCAAACTAGTAAGACCCTTTTCTTGCCTCCTCTCGTTCCCAATTTCTGGTTTCAGCTCTTCAATTCTGACCCAAGACGAGTTGAAGAAAATCACCGCCTACAAGGTCGTCGAGTCCGGCATGATCTTTCACCTCGGCTCCGGCTCCATCGTCAAACACACCGTGGATCGCTTAAGCGAGCTTTTACAACCTGGAAAAGTTCACAACATCATCGGAATTTCCGAGAACACCCACCAACAAGTCATCTCTCTTAGAATTCCATTATCCAACCTCGATGACTACCCGATCCTCGATCTCGCTATTGACGATGCCGACGAGGTGGACCCCCACCTAAACCTAGTCAAAGGCTGCTGCGG CCTTGATAATTTGGATGATAGCCTAAAGGGGAAGGTTTTGGAATTGAAGGAAGTGTTGGACTCTGAATTTGTTAGTGTCCTCAAGTCCTTGGGGTTGGATGTGGAGATAAGATCAAAAgaatcaattgagcaaactttGCCCTCAGAAGTCAAGGCCAAGATTGAAGTCGAGGCCAGATTTTTTTCTGctgggttcaagaacatgaagatGAAGAACTGTTGGGTTCAAGTGTTACCAACATGA
- the LOC112203235 gene encoding receptor-like protein EIX2: MNDNDFGGFPSSLKNCSDLRDIDFSGNKLTGNLPLWIGSELSRLQILQLRFNFLSGSIPQQLCNLRELHILDLGHNDFSGTIPNCLSNLTNLVSAHPIMYGYGYYEEQTTIISKGRELQYSNSDNLPLVMSIDLSSNNLKGQIPKEISSLVRLVFLNLSRNQLTGKIPSNFRNLSMLETLDLSFNDLSGQIPQSFSSLTFLSQLNLSHNNLSGRIPTGPQLQTLENSSYVGNPLLCGFPLLSKCQGDDTPTKQIFPGEDNEYEDDSGKLGFYISMVLGFVISFWAVCGTLVLKRAWRYAYFRFCDNIKERIALKIALKVARLQGRL, translated from the coding sequence ATGAACGACAATGATTTTGGCGGTTTTCCTTCTTCATTGAAAAATTGCTCTGACTTGAGAGATATTGATTTTAGTGGCAACAAACTTACTGGAAACCTACCTTTATGGATTGGGTCAGAGCTATCTAGATTGCAAATTCTGCAATTGCGATTCAACTTTCTGAGCGGAAGTATTCCTCAACAATTGTGCAATCTCAGAGAACTTCATATCCTAGACCTAGGTCATAATGACTTTTCAGGGACTATTCCCAACTGCTTAAGTAATTTGACTAATCTAGTGTCTGCTCATCCCATTATGTATGGCTACGGTTATTACGAAGAGCAAACAACAATTATCTCGAAAGGAAGAGAACTTCAATATAGCAATTCTGATAATCTGCCTTTAGTAATGAGCATTGATCTTTCGTCGAATAATTTAAAAGGCCAAATTCCTAAAGAAATAAGTTCCCTCGTCAGATTGGTTTTCTTGAACTTGTCAAGAAACCAGTTAACCGGAAAGATTCCATCCAACTTCAGAAACTTAAGCATGTTGGAAACACTTGATCTCTCATTTAATGACCTTTCAGGACAAATTCCCCAAAGCTTTTCTTCTCTGACCTTTTTGTCTCAATTGAACTTGTCTCATAACAACCTCTCCGGCAGAATCCCTACAGGCCCCCAACTTCAAACACTGGAGAATTCCTCCTATGTGGGGAATCCATTACTCTGTGGATTCCCTCTTTTATCCAAGTGTCAGGGAGATGACACaccaacaaaacaaatttttCCTGGAGAAGACAATGAATATGAAGATGACAGCGGAAAGCTTGGTTTCTATATCAGCATGGTCCTCGGGTTTGTCATAAGCTTCTGGGCTGTTTGTGGCACTTTGGTCCTAAAGAGGGCATGGAGGTATGCCTATTTTCGATTCTGTGACAACATCAAGGAGAGAATCGCACTGAAAATTGCATTGAAAGTAGCTCGTTTGCAAGGAAGGCTTTGA
- the LOC112203236 gene encoding receptor-like protein EIX2, with protein sequence MGTGGAMGTGGGGIIGVDEGKGELALDGDGIGSGRRSSEAKLGFRDVGLRLRSSEVVGGEGTGEGEGGSKSIGKEEGRAASMGDDAMRLTRLWFSNLTSLKELDLSEISFNGPFLDEFSSLKNLEHLDLSGMTLKGQIPHVIRNLCKLKILNLWGNNFYGDLQEFLSGSSNCSDNWGCSILESLGNFSSLKSLDLSSNLMNGSINPQSLGQLSQLVDLDLSWNSWEGVLTESHFINLTRLEAFQIGRDRAATNSSLIFDVAHDWVPPFKLHTVRIENTRVGPAFPVWLQSQTQLVDVQLKNTGISGIIPDEWLLKISSQIESLYLPKNNISGKLLFPFKFPKLTEMDLHHNQFEGTLELFPTNAPLLHYLDLYDNHLTGSIPPSICKMQFMEVFSLGNNQLSGELPLSWSLCGDISVVDVGNNNLSGNIPSSVGV encoded by the exons ATGGGTACTGGTGGAGCGATGGGAACCGGCGGTGGTGGTATAATCGGAGTGGATGAGGGGAAGGGCGAGCTAGCGTTGGATGGGGATGGGATTGGGTCAGGACGCAGATCGAGCGAGGCGAAGCTGGGATTCAGAGATGTTGGGCTAAGGCTTAGATCGAGTGAGGTGGTCGGAGGCGAAGGAACTGGAGAGGGAGAAGGAGGATCGAAATCGATTggaaaggaagaaggaagagcaGCGTCAATGGGAGACGACGCGATGAGGTTGACGCGACT CTGGTTTTCTAATCTCACTAGCCTAAAAGAACTTGATCTCAGTGAGATTTCTTTCAATGGTCCCTTTCTTGATGAATTTTCTAGTCTCAAAAACCTAGAACACCTAGATTTATCTGGGATGACCCTCAAAGGTCAAATTCCCCATGTCATCAGAAATTTGTGCAAGTTGAAGATACTAAATCTTTGGGGGAACAACTTCTATGGAGACCTTCAAGAGTTTTTGAGCGGTTCCTCAAACTGTTCGGATAATTGGGGATG CTCAATTCTAGAATCTCTTGGAAACTTTTCATCCTTGAAATCACTGGACCTCTCTTCTAATCTTATGAATGGTTCCATTAATCCTCAAAGTTTGGGACAACTCTCTCAGCTAGTTGACCTAGATCTGTCTTGGAATTCATGGGAAGGAGTTTTAACTGAATCCCATTTCATAAACCTCACGAGATTAGAAGCTTTTCAAATAGGCAGAGACAGAGCAGCAACCAATTCGTCCCTCATTTTTGACGTGGCTCATGACTGGGTTCCTCCATTTAAGCTCCACACAGTGCGCATAGAAAACACCCGAGTAGGTCCCGCTTTTCCTGTATGGCTTCAATCACAAACTCAATTAGTTGATGTTCAGCTTAAAAATACTGGAATTTCGGGTATAATACCTGACGAGTGGCTCTTGAAGATATCTTCCCAAATTGAATCTTTGTATTTACCTAAAAATAACATCAGTGGAAAGCTTCTGTTCCCATTCAAGTTTCCAAAACTAACTGAAATGGATTTGCATCATAATCAATTTGAGGGCACACTCGAGCTATTTCCCACTAACGCTCCTCTTCTGCACTACTTGGACCTCTATGATAATCATTTGACAGGAAGTATTCCACCTTCTATATGTAAAATGCAATTTATGGAAGTTTTTTCTCTAGGAAACAATCAGTTATCCGGAGAGCTTCCCCTATCCTGGAGTTTGTGCGGAGATATAAGTGTTGTGGATGTGGGAAACAACAATCTCTCTGGTAATATTCCGAGTTCAGTGGGCGTCTGA